In the genome of Luteibacter yeojuensis, one region contains:
- a CDS encoding response regulator: MNKRDLRTILLVEDSMADAEMAIDALREAKLANPIVHLEDGVDCLDWLHRRGAFADRPEGDPAVILLDIKMPRMDGLEVLTQLRTEDRWKRLPVVILSSSREESDLARSWDLGVNAYVLKPVDVQQFFTAVQTLGHFWAVLNQRPEGD; encoded by the coding sequence ATGAACAAGCGCGACCTGCGCACGATCCTCCTTGTCGAAGACTCCATGGCCGATGCGGAGATGGCCATCGACGCCCTGCGCGAGGCCAAGCTGGCCAATCCCATCGTGCATCTCGAAGACGGCGTGGACTGCCTCGACTGGCTGCACCGTCGCGGCGCCTTCGCCGACCGCCCCGAGGGCGATCCGGCGGTGATCCTGCTCGACATCAAGATGCCACGCATGGATGGCCTCGAGGTACTGACGCAGCTGCGTACCGAGGATCGCTGGAAACGCCTGCCGGTGGTCATCCTCTCGTCGTCGCGCGAGGAGAGCGACCTTGCGCGCAGCTGGGACCTCGGCGTCAACGCCTATGTCCTCAAGCCCGTGGACGTACAGCAATTCTTCACCGCGGTGCAGACGCTCGGTCACTTCTGGGCCGTGCTCAACCAGCGTCCTGAAGGGGATTGA
- a CDS encoding ATP-binding protein, whose protein sequence is MIERIGLRWRLVGLLAAVLVIVALPYIVTRSSSEEALNSRDWVTHTAMVKASVYELAETLRNSEAAVYARLAGAPDNAALETRARMPRKVVPGIVAGLREMTRDNPEQVARIGALESIASGRMALTDQALQRLQAGDRDGALASMEDARQLFPVREQIDAVLAEETGLLATRRDDARKLASNNRLVLLVAALAQIALLGIVVVVSERQIAIRLAAESRVADAVMRSQLIVQAVREPIAMLDRQLRTLLVNTAFAELYGFDPERDRKLPLDQIGEGAWTDTALLQRLTDVIMRDRELWDYELTQRTVDGIDRFVVINARRIEQPDSDDPALLLTVSDITARALVEQKVSELNRQLEGKVEQISDVNRELEAFSYSVSHDLRAPLRHISGFAGKLETQLGDQADDRARHYIDVISSSSRRMAQLIDDLLVFSRLGRGALRLQPVDMQSLVEEARALVETDTRDRRIDWKIAPMPIVVGDENMLRTVWQNLLGNAVKYTGNREVATIEVSVNRLPAGDYEFSVRDNGAGFDMQYAGKLFGVFQRLHRASEFPGNGIGLANVRRIIARHGGRTWAEGETGVGATFHFSLPASDVPGARAGDT, encoded by the coding sequence ATGATCGAACGCATCGGACTGCGCTGGCGGCTCGTGGGGCTGCTCGCCGCCGTACTCGTGATCGTCGCGCTGCCGTACATCGTCACGCGCTCGAGTTCCGAGGAGGCGCTCAATTCGCGCGACTGGGTCACCCATACCGCGATGGTGAAGGCGAGTGTCTACGAACTGGCCGAAACCTTGCGCAACAGCGAGGCCGCGGTATATGCGCGCCTGGCCGGTGCGCCCGACAACGCCGCGCTGGAAACGCGCGCGCGGATGCCGCGCAAGGTGGTGCCGGGCATCGTCGCCGGGCTGCGCGAGATGACCCGGGACAATCCCGAGCAGGTCGCCCGCATCGGCGCGCTCGAATCCATCGCCAGCGGCCGCATGGCGCTGACCGACCAGGCACTGCAGCGCCTGCAGGCCGGCGATCGCGACGGCGCCCTGGCCTCGATGGAAGATGCCCGCCAGCTCTTTCCCGTCCGCGAGCAGATCGATGCGGTGCTGGCCGAGGAAACCGGCCTGCTCGCCACGCGCCGCGACGACGCCCGCAAGCTTGCGAGCAACAACCGCCTCGTGCTGCTCGTGGCGGCGCTGGCCCAGATCGCGCTGCTCGGCATCGTGGTCGTCGTATCCGAGCGGCAGATCGCCATCCGCCTCGCCGCCGAGTCGCGCGTGGCCGACGCGGTGATGCGCTCCCAGCTCATCGTGCAGGCCGTACGCGAGCCGATCGCGATGCTCGACCGGCAGTTGCGCACCCTGCTGGTCAACACCGCCTTTGCCGAGCTCTACGGTTTCGATCCCGAGCGGGACCGCAAGCTGCCCCTCGACCAGATCGGCGAGGGCGCCTGGACCGACACGGCGCTCCTGCAGCGCCTCACCGACGTGATCATGCGCGATCGCGAGCTGTGGGATTACGAGCTCACCCAGCGCACGGTCGACGGCATCGACCGCTTCGTGGTCATCAATGCCCGGCGTATCGAGCAGCCCGACAGCGACGACCCGGCCCTGCTGCTGACGGTGAGCGACATCACCGCCCGCGCGCTGGTCGAGCAGAAGGTCTCCGAGCTGAACCGCCAGCTGGAAGGCAAGGTCGAACAGATCTCGGACGTGAACCGCGAACTGGAGGCCTTCAGCTATTCGGTGTCGCACGACCTGCGCGCACCGCTGCGGCATATCTCCGGCTTTGCCGGCAAACTCGAGACGCAGCTGGGCGACCAGGCCGACGATCGCGCGCGCCATTACATCGACGTCATCAGCAGTTCGTCGCGGCGCATGGCGCAGCTGATCGACGACCTTCTCGTGTTCTCCCGTCTCGGCCGCGGCGCGCTGCGCCTGCAACCGGTGGACATGCAGTCGCTGGTGGAGGAAGCACGCGCGCTGGTGGAAACCGACACGCGCGACCGCCGCATCGACTGGAAGATCGCGCCCATGCCCATCGTGGTGGGCGACGAGAACATGCTGCGGACCGTGTGGCAGAACCTTCTCGGCAACGCGGTGAAGTACACGGGCAACCGCGAGGTCGCGACCATCGAGGTGAGCGTGAACCGCCTGCCGGCGGGCGACTACGAGTTCAGCGTGCGCGACAACGGCGCGGGCTTCGACATGCAATACGCGGGCAAACTGTTCGGCGTGTTCCAGCGCCTGCATCGCGCCTCCGAATTCCCGGGCAACGGCATCGGCCTTGCCAACGTGAGACGCATCATCGCGCGCCATGGAGGGCGTACCTGGGCCGAGGGCGAAACCGGTGTCGGCGCCACCTTCCATTTCTCTTTACCGGCCTCGGACGTTCCGGGCGCCAGAGCGGGTGACACATGA
- a CDS encoding GH92 family glycosyl hydrolase, which yields MSRTTRLRRGLLAATLTLALPALAPVAAAGKAESAFAAVDPMIGTGGDGHTFPGATVPFGMIQLSPDTAMPDFKHAYKWAAGYQYGDSSILGFSHTHFSGSGHSDLGDVLVMPIAGDVKLDPGSPDQPGSGYRSRFDHKSEKAEAGYYAVTLADYGVRAELTAGARVGWHRYTFPKGKPAHLLLDLRPSIYDYDGKVLWSSLRVRADGTVTGGRTTRGWAPGRQLYFAMRFNQPLTSRSLKNRETAVPYRGFAGPGNRAEDVDAISGRALEGVFDFGDLAKPLVVKVAVSSVSEDNAVANLDKDGAGFDFDARRAEAREAWEKALSTVDVQAPAGTRKTFYTALYHAMIAPGLSMDVNGQYRGPDNQVHTAKGFDFYSTWSLWDVYRAQQPLMTLLEPAKSNDFVSSLIAAQQASPFGILPVWAYQGMETWCMIGYHAVPVIADAYMKGIRGYDADAALKAMVSSATYGPYGGLDDYMKLGYVPIDRQPEAASKTVEYAFDDWSLAQMAKAMGKDDVAATFMKRAGNWKNSFDTKTGFLRARKSDGSYREPFDPSSAGYGTDYTEGNAWQYSWYVPQDVAGLMEALGGKDAFVKKLDQVFDAKVDPKSFAHVEDITGLIGWYAHGNEPSHQVAYLYDYAGQPWKTQERLVKIMQTQYTPTPTGLVGNDDLGQMSAWYIFTSLGFYPVAPGSNQYVIGRPFVEKATLKLAGGKQFTVSADHLDAKHPYVGKVTLNGKPLDRTFIRHEEIVAGGELHFSMQETPAKDWGSAPGAQPYSMSDPAR from the coding sequence ATGTCGAGAACCACCCGCCTGCGCCGGGGCCTGCTGGCCGCCACGCTGACCCTGGCCCTTCCGGCCCTGGCCCCTGTGGCCGCCGCCGGAAAGGCCGAGAGCGCCTTCGCGGCGGTGGACCCGATGATCGGGACGGGCGGCGACGGTCACACCTTCCCCGGCGCCACGGTGCCGTTCGGCATGATCCAGCTGTCGCCGGACACGGCGATGCCCGACTTCAAGCACGCATACAAATGGGCTGCCGGCTACCAGTACGGCGATTCCAGCATCCTGGGCTTCTCCCATACTCACTTCTCCGGCAGCGGCCATTCCGACCTGGGCGACGTACTCGTCATGCCCATCGCCGGCGATGTGAAGCTGGACCCCGGTTCCCCTGACCAGCCCGGTAGCGGCTATCGCTCGCGGTTCGACCACAAGAGCGAGAAAGCGGAGGCAGGGTACTACGCCGTCACGCTGGCCGACTACGGCGTGCGCGCCGAGCTGACCGCCGGGGCCCGCGTGGGCTGGCATCGTTACACCTTCCCCAAGGGCAAGCCGGCCCACCTGCTGCTCGACCTGCGTCCCAGCATCTACGACTACGACGGCAAGGTGTTGTGGTCCTCGCTGCGCGTGAGGGCGGACGGGACGGTCACCGGCGGCCGCACCACGCGCGGCTGGGCGCCGGGCCGCCAGCTGTATTTCGCCATGCGCTTCAACCAGCCGCTGACCTCGCGGAGCCTCAAGAACCGCGAAACGGCCGTTCCCTACCGGGGCTTCGCCGGCCCGGGCAACCGTGCCGAGGACGTCGACGCCATCAGCGGCCGGGCCCTTGAGGGTGTGTTCGACTTCGGCGACCTGGCCAAGCCGCTGGTCGTCAAGGTGGCCGTGTCCTCGGTAAGCGAGGACAACGCCGTGGCCAACCTGGACAAGGACGGGGCCGGTTTCGACTTCGACGCCCGCCGGGCCGAGGCTCGCGAGGCCTGGGAGAAGGCGCTTTCCACCGTGGACGTCCAGGCGCCCGCGGGAACCCGCAAGACGTTCTACACGGCGCTGTACCACGCCATGATCGCGCCGGGCCTGTCGATGGACGTGAACGGGCAATACCGCGGTCCCGACAACCAGGTGCACACGGCGAAGGGCTTCGACTTCTATTCCACGTGGTCGCTGTGGGACGTGTACCGCGCCCAGCAGCCCCTCATGACCCTGCTCGAACCGGCGAAGAGCAACGACTTCGTCAGCTCGCTGATCGCCGCGCAGCAGGCCAGCCCGTTTGGCATCCTCCCGGTGTGGGCGTACCAGGGCATGGAGACGTGGTGCATGATCGGCTACCACGCGGTGCCGGTGATCGCCGACGCCTATATGAAGGGTATCCGCGGCTACGACGCCGATGCCGCGCTGAAGGCCATGGTCTCCAGCGCCACCTATGGCCCCTACGGCGGCCTCGACGACTACATGAAGCTCGGCTACGTGCCGATCGACCGCCAGCCGGAGGCCGCCTCCAAGACGGTCGAATATGCCTTCGACGACTGGTCGCTGGCGCAGATGGCCAAGGCCATGGGCAAGGACGATGTGGCCGCCACCTTCATGAAGCGCGCCGGGAACTGGAAGAACAGCTTCGACACGAAGACCGGCTTCCTCCGCGCCCGCAAGAGCGACGGCAGCTACCGCGAGCCGTTCGATCCCTCGTCGGCCGGTTACGGTACCGACTACACCGAAGGCAACGCGTGGCAGTACTCCTGGTACGTGCCGCAGGACGTGGCCGGCCTCATGGAAGCGCTCGGCGGCAAGGACGCGTTCGTGAAGAAGCTCGACCAGGTGTTCGACGCCAAGGTGGACCCGAAGTCGTTCGCCCACGTGGAGGACATCACCGGCCTCATCGGCTGGTATGCGCACGGTAACGAGCCGAGCCACCAGGTGGCCTACCTTTACGACTATGCCGGCCAGCCCTGGAAGACCCAGGAGCGCCTGGTCAAGATCATGCAGACGCAGTACACGCCCACGCCCACGGGCCTGGTCGGCAACGACGACCTCGGCCAGATGTCGGCCTGGTACATCTTCACCTCGCTGGGTTTCTACCCGGTGGCGCCGGGCAGCAACCAGTACGTGATCGGCCGGCCCTTCGTCGAGAAGGCCACGCTCAAGCTGGCGGGTGGCAAGCAGTTCACGGTGTCCGCGGACCATCTGGATGCCAAGCACCCGTACGTCGGCAAGGTCACGCTCAACGGCAAGCCGCTGGACCGCACCTTCATCCGCCACGAGGAAATCGTGGCCGGCGGCGAGCTGCATTTCTCGATGCAGGAGACGCCGGCGAAGGATTGGGGCAGCGCGCCCGGCGCCCAGCCGTATTCCATGAGCGACCCGGCGCGTTAA
- a CDS encoding LacI family DNA-binding transcriptional regulator has protein sequence MSRNTPQRRKVTLADIAQGCDVSRATVSLVLRGSPLVNSATRARVEAELKRQGYVYNRAAANLRRRTSSSIGLVINDLGNPFFAEFAAGADEALASAGYVTLLGNTGESPVRQQAVLNSLIEHGPAGIILSPAEGSEGDQVLAAVGMHTPLLVFNRELPDEEGAHRWDTLEMDNEHGARLATEHLISLGHQRIAFFGGHRDSSSVEQRRRGYAGAMRDAGLKVDPAWLIESAPTRLEAARQTGALFARDPAPTAAVCYNDAVALGLMLGLTKRGRRPGEDFALTGFDDVAEASVCVPPLTTIAVDPRGLGRRSAELILERLGNPETEAAYTIAPVRLVVRESSCPPSSP, from the coding sequence ATGTCGAGGAATACCCCGCAGCGCCGCAAGGTCACGCTCGCCGATATCGCACAGGGCTGCGACGTCTCCCGGGCGACCGTGTCGCTGGTGCTGCGAGGCAGCCCGCTGGTGAACTCCGCCACCCGGGCGCGGGTGGAGGCCGAACTGAAGCGCCAGGGCTACGTGTACAACCGGGCCGCGGCGAACCTGCGCCGGCGCACCTCATCCAGCATCGGCCTGGTCATCAACGACCTGGGCAACCCCTTCTTCGCGGAATTCGCGGCCGGCGCGGACGAGGCCCTGGCCAGCGCCGGTTACGTCACCCTGCTGGGCAATACCGGGGAATCCCCGGTGCGCCAGCAGGCGGTGCTGAATTCCCTCATCGAGCACGGCCCCGCCGGCATCATCCTGTCCCCCGCCGAAGGCAGCGAGGGCGACCAGGTGCTCGCGGCGGTGGGCATGCACACGCCCCTGCTCGTCTTCAACCGCGAACTGCCCGACGAGGAAGGCGCCCATCGGTGGGACACGCTCGAGATGGACAACGAGCACGGCGCCCGCCTCGCTACGGAACATCTCATCAGTCTCGGCCACCAGCGCATCGCCTTCTTCGGTGGCCACCGCGATTCCAGCTCGGTGGAACAACGCCGCCGCGGCTATGCGGGCGCGATGCGCGACGCCGGCCTGAAGGTCGATCCAGCCTGGCTTATCGAGAGTGCGCCGACGCGTCTCGAAGCGGCGCGCCAGACCGGCGCGCTGTTCGCGCGCGATCCGGCGCCCACGGCGGCGGTTTGCTACAACGACGCCGTCGCGCTGGGGCTTATGCTTGGCCTGACGAAGCGAGGCCGTCGTCCGGGCGAGGATTTCGCCCTGACCGGCTTCGACGATGTCGCCGAAGCCTCGGTGTGTGTGCCGCCCCTGACCACCATCGCGGTCGATCCGCGTGGGCTGGGACGGCGCAGCGCCGAACTCATCCTCGAAAGACTTGGCAATCCCGAGACGGAAGCTGCCTATACGATTGCGCCGGTCCGGCTGGTCGTACGCGAAAGCAGCTGCCCACCGTCCTCCCCCTGA
- the fucP gene encoding L-fucose:H+ symporter permease — MATGYTPSPTSPSAATPGDSRYTYFPLALGVMSTIFFMWGFLTCLNDILIPHLKAVFELNYAQALLIQFTFFGAYFIMSLPAGRLVARLGYKKGIVAGLIIAGIGAALFWPAAGMRVYAFFLGALFILATGITVLQVAANAYVALLGPEKTSSSRLTLAQALNSFGTFLAPFFGGFLILSSEVKSSADIAKMSAAEQIAYRAHEAGTVQGPYIGLAVVLVLLAVGVYLFNLPALEETTEKADEDHHSLMDALKTPHVFFGVLAIFFYVGGEVAIGSFMINYLELPEIGNMSGAVAASHVAFYWGGAMVGRFIGSALLARFSPRLLLAVFAVINGVLVVTTMSTTGTVAVYSIVAIGLFNSIMFPTIFSLGIERMGPLTGKASSLLIMAIVGGALIPWIQGVIADQIGLQHAFFIPLICYAYIVFYGLSGSKVRNVPVAAR; from the coding sequence ATGGCCACCGGTTACACGCCATCGCCCACCTCGCCGTCCGCCGCGACACCTGGCGACAGCCGATACACCTACTTCCCGCTCGCGCTCGGCGTGATGTCGACGATCTTCTTCATGTGGGGCTTCCTGACCTGCCTGAACGACATCCTCATTCCGCACCTGAAAGCGGTGTTCGAACTGAACTACGCCCAGGCCCTGCTCATCCAGTTCACCTTCTTCGGCGCGTATTTCATCATGTCGCTTCCGGCGGGCCGGCTGGTGGCCAGGCTGGGCTACAAGAAGGGCATCGTCGCCGGTCTCATCATCGCCGGCATCGGTGCCGCGCTGTTTTGGCCCGCCGCGGGCATGCGCGTCTACGCGTTCTTCCTGGGCGCCCTGTTCATCCTGGCTACCGGCATTACCGTGTTGCAGGTGGCGGCCAACGCCTACGTGGCGCTGCTCGGCCCCGAGAAGACCAGCTCCAGCCGACTCACCCTCGCCCAGGCGCTGAACTCCTTCGGCACCTTCCTCGCCCCATTCTTCGGCGGTTTCCTGATCCTCTCCAGCGAGGTGAAGAGCAGCGCCGACATCGCGAAGATGAGCGCCGCCGAACAGATCGCCTACCGCGCCCACGAGGCCGGCACGGTGCAGGGTCCGTACATCGGCCTGGCCGTGGTGCTGGTGCTGTTGGCCGTCGGCGTCTACCTGTTCAACCTGCCCGCCCTCGAGGAGACCACCGAGAAGGCGGACGAGGACCACCACTCGCTGATGGATGCGCTGAAGACGCCGCACGTTTTCTTCGGCGTGCTCGCCATCTTCTTCTACGTGGGTGGCGAGGTCGCCATCGGCAGCTTCATGATCAACTACCTGGAATTGCCGGAAATCGGCAACATGTCCGGCGCGGTGGCCGCCAGCCACGTGGCCTTCTACTGGGGCGGCGCGATGGTCGGCCGGTTCATCGGCTCCGCGCTGCTGGCGAGGTTCTCGCCGCGCCTGCTGCTGGCCGTGTTCGCCGTGATCAACGGCGTGCTCGTGGTCACCACGATGTCCACCACCGGCACGGTCGCGGTGTACAGCATCGTCGCCATCGGCCTGTTCAACTCGATCATGTTCCCGACGATCTTCTCGCTCGGCATCGAGCGCATGGGTCCGCTCACCGGCAAGGCGTCCAGCCTGCTGATCATGGCCATCGTCGGTGGCGCGCTGATTCCCTGGATCCAGGGCGTCATCGCCGACCAGATCGGCCTGCAGCATGCCTTCTTCATTCCGCTGATCTGCTACGCGTACATCGTGTTCTACGGTCTGAGCGGTTCGAAGGTGCGCAACGTGCCGGTCGCCGCGCGCTGA